A DNA window from Hydra vulgaris chromosome 13, alternate assembly HydraT2T_AEP contains the following coding sequences:
- the LOC136089667 gene encoding uncharacterized protein LOC136089667, whose protein sequence is MAEELNCFFINFTSNLAQSIPLTSSTFDSYLTNSNKKMNQSKPDIRELRTALLSLKSNKSAGSDKVSVNILKLVYDITEPSLFHIFNQSLKSSKVPDKLKIAGVTPVFKSGDESEPSNYRPISVLSCFSILLERIVYNRLYNHLTENNML, encoded by the coding sequence ATGGCTGAAGAACTAAACTGTTTCTTCATAAATTTTACTTCTAATTTAGCGCAAAGTATTCCTTTAACTTCTTCAACATTTGATTCTTATCTGAcaaactctaataaaaaaatgaatcagTCAAAGCCTGATATACGCGAGTTGCGGACTGCATTACTAAgcttaaaaagtaacaaaagtgCAGGATCGGATAAAGTTAgcgttaatatattaaaattagtctATGATATAACTGAACCATCTTTGTTTCATATATTCAATCAGTCACTTAAATCAAGTAAAGTTCcggataaattaaaaattgctggAGTAACTCCAGTATTTAAGTCTGGAGATGAGTCAGAACCCTCTAATTACAGGcctatatctgttttatcttgTTTCTCGATATTGCTTGAACGTATAGTGTACAATAGGCTGTATAATCATTTAACTGAAAACAACATGTTATAA